The stretch of DNA GCATTGATGTTGGGGCAAAGAGCGAAATTTATCGATTATTGAATAACCTGGCTCATCAGGGAAAATCAATTATTATGATTTCTTCGGAACTTCCGGAAATTCTTCGTATGAGCCATCGGGTCGTGGTAATGTGTGAAGGCCGGGTTACCGGTGAATTGGACTATGGAGAAGCAACACAAGAAAGCATCATGCAGTTGGCGACGCTTCGAAATGGCGGAAATGTATCAAATAACTAAAGGAAGGGATGAATTTGCTTATGAAAACCGAAATCATTACCCGAGAGAAAAAAACACGGTCAGATACCGTTCAGAGATTAATGGCTTTCGGGGCTTTAATCATCATTTTTATTGGTTTCTCTTTGGCATCTCCTTACTTTTTCACCTTCCGGAATGTCATCGGTATACTCATTTCTACCGCTGTTAACGGCCTCCTTGCTATCGGGGTAACCTTTATTATCATTACCGGGGGCATTGATTTATCAGTTGGTACGGTCATGACACTGTCGGCGGTGATGAGCGGTGTATTTATCACTTATTGGAATCTACCCGTTCCCTTAGGAGTGATGGCAGGAATATTGACCGGGAGTACGGCTGGTTTTTTTAATGGTATTCTGGTCTCCAAATTTAAATTACCGCCATTTGTTGCCACCCTTGGTATGTTGAACGTGGCCAGAGGATTTTCGCTGGTCATTTCTAAACTCAGCCCCATTTATTTTGACCTGGATAAGTCGGTCAGCAGCATTGCCATGGGTTCAATTCTGGGCAAAATCATTCCCGGATTTGAAATTCCCAATGCCGTGCTGATCATGTTCGGGTCTGCGATTATTGCTGGTCTGATCCTTTCCAAAACCATATTAGGACGGTACGCTTATGCAATCGGCAGTAATGAAAAAGCAGTCCAGTTATCCGGGGTTAATATTATTTTTTGGAAAACAGCCATCTATACAGTCGCCGGGATTTTTATCGGTATTGCTGGTGTGGTCATCGCTGCCCGGTTGAATTCTGCCCAGCCCTCGCTGGGGCTTGGCTACGAACTGGAGGCAATCGCTGCGGCGGTTATCGGCGGTACTTCCTTGAGCGGTGGAGAAGGCACGATATTGGGCACCATCATCGGTGCATTTATTATTAGCACACTCACCAACGGCCTGCGCATTATGTCCGTACCGCAAGAATGGCAGATCGTTATCACCGGCTTCATCATTATTGCTGCAGTGTATCTGGATATTCTCCGCCGTGGAAAGCAATCATAAGCTTACTAACATCGAAATAAAACCCTCGACCTAACACTTTTTTTCCCAAAAAAGAAGGACTTTTAAAACTTATGTCGAACATAACTACGGGTATATTGGGTATCAAATTTCAACTTCATACTAAACTATTTATTTCCTAATTTACAGTAAGGTTTTGAAATTGATCTTTGGATGGGAGTGAAACTTGTTTTTAAAAGTTTATACCAAAGAAAGGAGGGATAAAAACGAAAGTAATTTTTTAGGCATTAAAAATTGTGAGGAAAAGACTAAGAAGTTTTACTGAAACAATTATAAAATCTAAAAAATAAAAGAGGTGTATAAAAATGAAAAGAATTATTTTGTTTTTAGGGGTCATTTTACTTTTACCGGCTTTGATGATTGGCTGTGCTCCTTCCGGTACTTCACTACCCATAATAACAAATTTTAATGCCAGCCCCGCCACGATTGATGAGGGAGACAGTTCTACTTTAACCTGGGCGGTTACCGGAGCCAGTAGTGCGATGATAACTCCGGATGTTGGCAGTGTGGCATCAACAACCGGTAGTTACCTGGTCAGTCCTACAGAAACCACTACCTATACCCTGACCGCAACCAATACGGCAGGAAGTTCTACAGCCAACGTTATAGTAACCGTGAATACGGAGATGCAAAAAGCCATTGATGTGGTCGTTGAAGAAATCTTACCTGACATTCCGGAAGTTCAATCAGGAGACCCCTATTGGTGTGTAAAGTTAGAGGCTTCCCTGCCTCCTGGGGCCATTATTTTGGAGGATTCGGGAACGGCTGCCAAGGCAAGCTTTCAAATGACCTTGGAAGAGGAAAAGTTTTTCTTCTTTCTTGATTTAGCTCCCAATTCTTTTTACGAACATCCGGTAAAATATATCCTGGTGGATAAAGAGGGTAATCATGAAGAGTATGATGCTGGTTGGTGGCCGAAAATTAATGGTGTTGTTCCCGAAGCAATCTCAAAAGAAGTTCCCGATGAAGAGGATGTAGTGCAGACCAACGTTTCACTTAAAGCACATATTGGGACTGTCTTAGATTACGTATTTCCGCCATTAGTCAGTCAATGGTCTGAAGGTTTCATTGTCGTGCAAGGACTGATGCCTACAGAGAATCTGTATGACTGCGCGGTAGATACTTATCTGAACGGCATTAATTTTTTTAATGCCTATAAAAGTACTTTTTCCAGCGTCGAAGGACTGGTGCAGACGGATGCCCTCCAAGTGTTAGATACCATTGACCAGATGGCTGAAGAAGGCAAAGACATGATCACTATTTACATCATTGCCCATGGAAATGTTGATCTTGTACGACTTGGTGGCCAATATTTCTATGCCTCTCAGTTCCGTAGTAAGATGGCTGCTCACCCGGATATCATCTTCAATTTCATTTTGGGTTCCTGTCATGCCGGAAGCTTTATCGATAATCTCAGTTCCCTGGATAATGTCTGTGCCATTGCGACCGCTTGCTCTTCGGATGAAGGAGCTTCGGGAGATGTAGACGAATGGGGCAGCAGTGATGATTATAATCCAAGTGATGTCGGCAGTGAATGGACCAGTTCCCTGATTGCGGCCATGTTTAGTATTGCACAGGATTCTACTAAAATGAATAATATTCAAACCTGGGCTTACAATAATGAAGTTCCGGTAACCTGTATGCTCATTTGCGAGGCAGGTTATGGAGCTTTAGGTTATCAATCGACATTAGGTTTGACCCATAATTTGGATTTTTCTAATGTGATGAGTTGGAGCCATCCTAATCATTATTGTTGCTGGGAAACATTGTATTAAAAATAAAGAGAAAATAAAGAAGGACAGACACCTATTTTCTTAAATAATTAATATTTTACTTTTAAATTAGTAGGTAACCCGATAAAGGGTAAGATCTTCCAATGTAGCAAAGACATGCTATGTTAACCACATGACCCAAGATCCTTAAATAGGTGTCTGCTTGGGTTCAAGTTACAAATGCAACACCTAACTTTGGTATAATATACCAGAAGAAAGGAGTTGCATATGTCCCATTGTTATCAGTTAAGTATTAATGAACGTGAAGAGATCAGCCTTGGATTAGCCCAAAAGTTTAGTAAAAACTGTATTGCGCTATCTCTTGGCCGATCATCTAGTACTATCTGTCGCGAAGTCAACCGTAACACGGCAAACGGGCAAGCCTACAGAGTGGTTAAGGCTCAAGGTCGTGCTGATAAGTTAACGCATCTGGTCCGCAAAAAACGAAAAATGGATAGGAATCTACCGTTGAGAGACTACGTTCTTTTACACCTGGACCAATTATGGTCTCCGGAACAGATTGCCAAACGCCTAAAAATATTATATCCTATGGATATGGCAATGCAAATATCACCTGAAAGCATCTATTCCTATTTATATGTTTTGCCGCGTGGCGCCTTACGGAAAGAATTGGTTAAATGTTTACGCTACCATCATATCAACCGCCGAATACACGGCAAGTCTCGTCAGAAACCCTGCCCCATACAGGACTATATCAGTATTGAAGAACGTCCTGCCGAAGTAGCCGATCGAACGATTCCTGGCCATTGGGA from Candidatus Atribacteria bacterium encodes:
- a CDS encoding ABC transporter permease, which encodes MKTEIITREKKTRSDTVQRLMAFGALIIIFIGFSLASPYFFTFRNVIGILISTAVNGLLAIGVTFIIITGGIDLSVGTVMTLSAVMSGVFITYWNLPVPLGVMAGILTGSTAGFFNGILVSKFKLPPFVATLGMLNVARGFSLVISKLSPIYFDLDKSVSSIAMGSILGKIIPGFEIPNAVLIMFGSAIIAGLILSKTILGRYAYAIGSNEKAVQLSGVNIIFWKTAIYTVAGIFIGIAGVVIAARLNSAQPSLGLGYELEAIAAAVIGGTSLSGGEGTILGTIIGAFIISTLTNGLRIMSVPQEWQIVITGFIIIAAVYLDILRRGKQS
- a CDS encoding IS30 family transposase encodes the protein MSHCYQLSINEREEISLGLAQKFSKNCIALSLGRSSSTICREVNRNTANGQAYRVVKAQGRADKLTHLVRKKRKMDRNLPLRDYVLLHLDQLWSPEQIAKRLKILYPMDMAMQISPESIYSYLYVLPRGALRKELVKCLRYHHINRRIHGKSRQKPCPIQDYISIEERPAEVADRTIPGHWEGDLLMGHNNGSALGTLVERTTRMTFLVQLKDKDATAVRESFAKEFKHLPQGLKRSLTYDQGQEMAEHKLFTKSTKIQVYFAHPHSPWERGTNENTNALIRQFFPKGTDFSKVSLKSIKKAQDMLNDRPRKTLEFLTPHEVFCKLLH